The Streptomyces sp. NBC_00306 sequence CCCGGTGACGGAGGCTTGGTACACCAACACCTTCGCGCTCAAGTGGGTCAACGGGGACTGGAAAATCACCGACTTCACCCAGAAGGACGGACCCGTACCGGTGGGCCGTGACCAGGTCGCGTCCGGCGCCAAGGAAATGGCCGACGCCGTGCAGCAGTTCGGAGGGTTCACGTATGCCCGCTAGCCGCCGTCGTGTTCTGACGATCACAGCCGCTGTGACGGGTGTCCAGACCGCCGCAGTCCTGCTCGCGACCCGTGCGTCCGCGGCTCCTACGCCCACGCCGGCACCCAGCAGCACCAACGATCCCTGCGACCTCATCCGCGGCCCCGCGCGCGACTACTGCGACCGGGGGGGCGGCGGCGCCCCCCGTTCCGGACCCACCCCCCAAGACCCCACCGACGCCCTCGACCCCCTCTCCTCCCTCGCCCGCGGCTGCGCCGACGCCGCCGTCTGGACCGTCGACACCCTCTCCAAGGCCGTGAAGTCCACGGCCACCGTCGACTTCACCAACACCGCCTTCCTCTCCCAGTACGCCGTCGTCTTCGCCGCCGCCACCATCCTCACGCTCGTCCTGTGGCTCCTCGCCGTCGCCAAGCGGGCCATCCGCGGCGTGCCGCTGATGACCGCCATCTCCGAAGCCATCGGCTTCCTCTGGCTCACGGTCCTCGCCTCCGCCTTCACCCCGCTGATCCTCTACACCCTCGTCTCCGCCACCGACGGCGTCACCGAGGTCATCGCGGGCGGTACCAGCGGGCAGACCGACATGTTCTTCGGGAACTTCTCCGCCGCCCTCAAGAAGGGCACCGACATCGGAGGCGGGCCGATCATGCTGATCGTCGTCTCCCTCGTCACCGTGCTGGCCGCCGGAATCCTCTACCTCGAGCTGTTCATCCGCGCCGTCCTCCTCTACGTCGGTGCCCTCCTCGGCGTCGTCGTCTACGCCGGACTCGTCGACAAGAACATGTGGGGCCACGTACGCCGCTGGGCCGGCATCATGATCGCGATCATCCTCATCAAGCCGGTCATCGTGATCGTCCTCGGCCTCGCCGGTGCCCTCTCCGCCGATCAGGGCCCCGACTCCTTCTCCGCCGTCGTCTCCGGACTCGCGATCATCCTGCTCGCGATCTTCGCCTCGGCGATGATCTACCGCTTCGTTCCGGGCTTCGGCGACGAGATCGTCGCCTCCCGCAACAACCGCCTCCAGGGCGGCGCGGAGAACGCCGCCGCCGCCGTCATCAGCTCCCCCGCCGCCCTCGTCTCCCAGGGCATCAAGACCCACAGCGCCCGCGGCAACCCCCGCGGCGGCGAGAACAGCGGCGGAGGCGGCGGGGCCAGGCCGTCCAACCCCATGGGCGGCGGCGTAGCCGCCCACAGCAGCCGCACCCCCGGGGGCGGCGGCGGAACTGTCCCCTCCGCCGCACCCCCGCCCCGCAGCTCCCGACCCAGTAGCAGTCCCACCAGCGGCACCCCGCACAGCAACCGCAAGAGCACAGGAGGTGGAGGGCGTTGACGACCCAGTCCCATCCCATCGCGCCCCGCCGTACGTATCTGATCGGCCGGGCCCGGCCGAACGCGATCGTCGGCAAGAACCGCGAGACCGGCGAGATCGCCCTGATCATCGCCGGCGCGTTCCTCGGCATGATGTGCGGACTGCTCGTCCCCGTTCTGTCCGTGCGCATCGTTCTGCTGATGGGCTTCCCGCTGCTGGCGCTCGCCGCGGTCTACGTGCCGTACAAGCACCGCACGTTCTACAAGTGGTTCGAGGTCAACCGCAGCTTCAAGCGCACCCTGCGCAACGGCACCGTCTACCGCTCCACCGCCGTCGAGGCCGGCACCCGTCTCGACGGACGTGAGGTCGAGGTCGGCCCGCCCCCGGGCATCGGCCGGATCAACTGGCTCGCCGCCCCCTTCGGCCCCGACGAGATCGCCGTACTGCTGCACGCGGACCGCCGTACCGTCACCGCCGCCATCGAGATCGAGGGCCCCGGCGTCGGACTGCGCGACAGCGAGGACCAGGAGGCCCTCGTCGACCGCTTCGGCACGCTGCTCAAGCATGTGGCCAACGGCGACGGCTTCGTGACGCGCCTTCAGATGCTGGCCCGTACGCTCCCCGCCGACCCCGACGCCCACGCCAAGGACGTCGCCCAGCGCGGCGACCAGAAGACCCCCGGCTGGCTGCGCGACTCCTACGACCAGCTCCAGTCGATGGTGTCCACCTCCAGCGAGCAGCACCGCGCCTATCTCGTCGCCTGCATGCACTACACGCGGGAACTGGCCGCCGAGGCCCACGCCATGGCGCGAGCCACCCGCCACGCCTCCGGCGCCAAGTCCCGCAAGCTCGACAAGGACGCGGGCCTCGCAGTCGTCATGGCGCGCGAACTCACCGACATCTGCGCCCGCCTCGCCGAGGCCGACATCCGCGTCCGCCAGCCGCTCGGCCAGGGCCGGCTCGCCTCCCTCGTGCACTCGATGTACGACCCGGACCACCCCATCGACCACATCCAGGCCATGACGAAGCGGAACGCCTGGCCGGCCGAGCTCGACGCCATGCAGCCCACCTTCCTCCAGGCCAAGACCCGCGAGTCCTCCACCCGCGCGCCCTGGTGCCACTCCACCGCGTGGGTGAAGGAGTGGCCGATGACCCCTGTCGGCGTCAACTTCCTGGCACCGCTGCTCGTCCACACCCCCGACGTGATCCGCACGGTCGCGGTCACCATGGATCTGGAACCCACCGAGGTCGCCATCGAGCGGATGCTCACCGAGAAGACGAACGACGAGGCCGACGCCAGCAGGGCCGCCAAGATGAACCGCACGGTCGACCCGCGCGACATCGCCGCACACGGCCGACTCGACCAGCGGGGTGAAGATCTCGCCAGCGGTGCGGCAGGGGTCAACCTTGTCGGGTACATCACTGTGTCGTCGCGTTCGCCCGAGGCCCTGGCCAGAGACAAGCGGACGATCAGGGCCTCGGCCGGTAAGTCGTATCTCAAGCTGGAGTGGTGCGACCGCGAGCACCACCGGGCCTTTGTGAACACCTTGCCGTTCGCGACCGGCATCCGCCGATAGGGGCCCGAGTGATGCGAGATCCGCTGTCCGTCCTCACCGATGCCTTCACCTCCTTCCTGTTCGGGAAGGTGGAGACGACCCGACTGCCCGTCC is a genomic window containing:
- a CDS encoding SCO6880 family protein codes for the protein MTTQSHPIAPRRTYLIGRARPNAIVGKNRETGEIALIIAGAFLGMMCGLLVPVLSVRIVLLMGFPLLALAAVYVPYKHRTFYKWFEVNRSFKRTLRNGTVYRSTAVEAGTRLDGREVEVGPPPGIGRINWLAAPFGPDEIAVLLHADRRTVTAAIEIEGPGVGLRDSEDQEALVDRFGTLLKHVANGDGFVTRLQMLARTLPADPDAHAKDVAQRGDQKTPGWLRDSYDQLQSMVSTSSEQHRAYLVACMHYTRELAAEAHAMARATRHASGAKSRKLDKDAGLAVVMARELTDICARLAEADIRVRQPLGQGRLASLVHSMYDPDHPIDHIQAMTKRNAWPAELDAMQPTFLQAKTRESSTRAPWCHSTAWVKEWPMTPVGVNFLAPLLVHTPDVIRTVAVTMDLEPTEVAIERMLTEKTNDEADASRAAKMNRTVDPRDIAAHGRLDQRGEDLASGAAGVNLVGYITVSSRSPEALARDKRTIRASAGKSYLKLEWCDREHHRAFVNTLPFATGIRR